A single window of Taeniopygia guttata chromosome 1, bTaeGut7.mat, whole genome shotgun sequence DNA harbors:
- the UBL3 gene encoding ubiquitin-like protein 3 isoform X1, with product MSSSVPADMINLRLILVSGKTKEFLFSPNDSAADIAKHVYDNWPMDWEEEQVSSPNILRLIYQGRFLHGNVTLGALKLPFGKTTVMHLVARETLPEPNSQGQRNREKTGESNCCVIL from the exons ATAAATTTGCGCCTCATCTTGGTAAGCGGGAAAACAAAAGAGTTCCTGTTTTCACCAAATGATTCTGCTGCAGATATTGCAAAACATGTGTATGACAACTGGCCAATGG ATTGGGAAGAAGAACAAGTCAGCAGTCCAAATATCTTGCGGCTTATTTATCAAGGGAGGTTTCTTCATGGCAATGTGACATTAGGAg CATTAAAACTTCCTTTTGGCAAAACAACAGTGATGCATTTGGTGGCTAGAGAGACACTGCCAGAACCAAACTCTCAAG GTCAAAGGAACCGTGAAAAAACTGGAGAAAGCAATTGCTGTGTAATCCTGTAA